Proteins encoded together in one uncultured Desulfosarcina sp. window:
- a CDS encoding ATP-binding cassette domain-containing protein: protein MHANSPDRNSPLIIVDAISVRLRDRWLFDCLSWTIKNGEQWVIAGTNGAGKTTLAKAVAGRLPVVQGKIHYHALDGAAPAEAIAYVASDARRALWLRERRLDHARGFAGRHHDATTVGQWLASQQSQGCDIGQTRQGLADIPEVFRLEDLFDKPLMAVSTGEMSRILLARELIRRPKMLILDEPFEGLDAPGRRELTAMLDQLAVSGLPMVLVVHRPEERLAATTHMLTLDDGRIAAAGPITNLNEDFLRSRTASPPPKKHPGPLSVPETGRDPLNFGEEPLIDMHDATVRYGETVVLDRLTWTVRKGEHWAISGPNGAGKSTLLKLITGDCLQVYANSIRLFGESRGTGQTLGEIRHRLGVVSHDLASGYQKRMSAIEVVCSGFFDSVGLYHRCDAGQRAVAAGWLDRLGVSSLSQTPFDQLSQGQRQMILIARAMVKPPQLLILDEPCSGLDPENREKVLERVNGIGTGGGTGLLFVTHHETEIPACITHRLVLDGGRVVGCGKVKRSREERRWKMDDGRLPSS, encoded by the coding sequence ATGCACGCCAATTCTCCGGACAGGAACAGCCCTTTGATCATCGTCGACGCGATCAGCGTTCGGCTGCGGGACCGTTGGCTGTTCGACTGCCTGTCCTGGACGATTAAAAACGGGGAGCAATGGGTCATCGCCGGAACCAACGGGGCCGGGAAGACCACCCTGGCCAAGGCCGTCGCCGGCCGGTTGCCCGTCGTTCAGGGTAAAATTCATTATCATGCCCTGGATGGCGCAGCGCCCGCAGAGGCCATTGCATATGTGGCCAGCGATGCACGACGCGCCTTGTGGTTGCGCGAAAGGCGGCTGGACCATGCCAGGGGCTTTGCCGGCCGCCACCACGATGCCACTACCGTGGGTCAATGGCTTGCTTCGCAGCAGTCTCAAGGCTGCGATATTGGCCAGACGCGTCAGGGCCTGGCCGATATTCCGGAGGTTTTTCGGCTGGAGGATCTTTTTGACAAACCGTTGATGGCCGTTTCCACCGGAGAGATGAGCCGGATTCTTCTGGCCCGTGAATTGATCCGCCGACCGAAGATGCTGATCCTGGACGAACCGTTCGAGGGCCTGGATGCGCCGGGGCGGCGGGAGTTGACGGCCATGCTCGATCAACTGGCCGTTTCCGGTCTGCCCATGGTGCTGGTCGTTCACCGTCCCGAGGAGCGGCTGGCCGCCACCACCCACATGCTGACCCTCGATGACGGCCGGATCGCTGCCGCCGGGCCGATAACGAATCTGAACGAGGATTTTTTGCGCAGCAGAACCGCAAGCCCCCCGCCCAAAAAACATCCCGGGCCGTTATCTGTTCCTGAAACCGGACGAGATCCGTTGAATTTCGGTGAAGAACCGCTGATCGACATGCACGACGCAACGGTGCGTTACGGTGAAACCGTGGTTCTGGACCGGCTGACCTGGACGGTAAGGAAAGGGGAGCACTGGGCGATCAGCGGACCCAACGGCGCCGGCAAGTCCACCCTGCTCAAGCTGATTACCGGAGATTGCCTGCAAGTGTACGCCAATTCCATCCGTCTGTTCGGTGAATCGCGGGGCACGGGGCAGACCCTGGGCGAGATCCGCCATCGGCTGGGGGTGGTCAGCCACGATCTGGCCAGCGGCTATCAGAAACGGATGTCAGCCATAGAGGTGGTCTGTTCCGGCTTTTTCGATTCCGTGGGCCTGTATCACCGGTGCGATGCCGGTCAGCGGGCCGTGGCCGCCGGTTGGCTGGATCGGCTGGGGGTGTCGTCATTGTCCCAAACGCCGTTCGATCAGCTTTCCCAGGGACAGCGGCAGATGATCCTCATCGCCCGGGCCATGGTCAAACCCCCGCAACTGCTGATTTTGGATGAGCCCTGCAGCGGTCTGGATCCGGAAAACCGTGAGAAGGTTCTCGAACGGGTGAACGGCATCGGCACCGGCGGCGGCACCGGCCTGCTTTTTGTGACCCACCATGAAACGGAGATTCCGGCGTGCATCACCCACCGGCTGGTGCTGGATGGGGGGCGTGTGGTGGGTTGCGGGAAAGTGAAGAGATCGAGGGAAGAGAGACGATGGAAGATGGATGATGGACGTCTTCCCTCATCCTAG
- a CDS encoding RNA methyltransferase has translation MTVGVTRENIAIVLQRPRYPENIGSAARAMCNMGFCRLIVVDPGIWDEERIRRLATHAARAVVDGIERFDVLSDALAPFGHVVGTTARLGGQRPVLKSPEVLAEKLIDLSRNNPVAIVFGPEDRGLTNEDLKYCHQLVNIPTAGFTSLNLSQAVMVICYCLATATRSDPPVFTPRLAKRIELDRMYEELTEALVRIEYVQPDNPDYWMSRLRRFFARLPLRAGEVGIIRGICRQILWYGDRRHEEGLADGKAMDDGRPLR, from the coding sequence ATGACCGTTGGCGTCACCCGGGAAAACATCGCCATCGTCCTGCAGCGGCCCCGGTATCCTGAAAATATCGGGTCCGCTGCGCGGGCCATGTGCAATATGGGTTTCTGTCGCCTGATCGTCGTGGATCCGGGCATCTGGGACGAGGAACGCATCCGGCGGCTGGCCACCCACGCAGCAAGAGCCGTGGTGGACGGGATCGAGCGGTTTGACGTTTTGTCCGATGCCCTGGCGCCCTTCGGCCACGTGGTCGGAACCACCGCCCGGCTGGGCGGGCAGCGGCCCGTTCTCAAATCTCCCGAGGTGCTGGCCGAAAAACTCATCGACCTTTCCAGAAACAACCCGGTGGCCATCGTGTTCGGCCCGGAAGACCGGGGGCTGACCAACGAGGACTTGAAATACTGCCATCAGCTGGTCAACATCCCCACAGCGGGCTTCACCTCGCTGAATCTCTCCCAGGCCGTCATGGTGATCTGCTACTGCCTTGCCACCGCCACCCGATCCGACCCGCCCGTCTTTACGCCCCGTCTGGCCAAACGCATCGAACTGGACCGGATGTACGAGGAATTGACCGAGGCCCTGGTCCGAATTGAATACGTGCAGCCGGACAACCCGGACTACTGGATGTCCCGCCTGCGCCGCTTCTTTGCGCGCCTGCCGCTGCGGGCCGGCGAAGTGGGCATCATCCGCGGCATCTGCCGGCAGATTCTTTGGTATGGGGATCGTCGACATGAGGAAGGTTTGGCGGACGGGAAAGCGATGGACGATGGACGACCGCTTCGCTAG
- the ndk gene encoding nucleoside-diphosphate kinase, producing MERTLSIVKPDGVARGVIGEVVKRLEANDLKIIAMKMIHMTKAQAEGFYAVHRERPFFGSLTDFMSSGPAVVMVLEGDNAIARYRDLMGATNYKEAVEGTIRRDFATDIEKNVVHGSDAPETAAFEIGYFFNAFEINPR from the coding sequence ATGGAAAGAACCCTGTCCATCGTAAAACCCGACGGCGTGGCCCGGGGAGTGATCGGAGAAGTCGTCAAACGCCTGGAGGCCAACGACCTGAAAATCATCGCCATGAAGATGATTCACATGACCAAGGCCCAGGCCGAAGGATTTTATGCAGTCCACCGTGAGCGGCCCTTTTTCGGCAGCCTCACCGACTTCATGTCGTCCGGACCGGCCGTGGTCATGGTGCTGGAGGGCGACAACGCCATTGCCCGCTACCGGGATCTCATGGGCGCCACCAATTACAAGGAAGCGGTCGAGGGAACCATCCGGCGCGATTTTGCCACCGATATCGAAAAGAATGTGGTTCACGGCTCCGATGCCCCCGAAACCGCGGCATTTGAAATCGGATACTTTTTCAACGCCTTTGAAATCAACCCTCGATGA
- a CDS encoding zinc ribbon domain-containing protein yields MPIYEFYCPDCNTLFNFFSRTINTTKKPKCPRCKTRILERQMSAFAFTGKAKESDDGEDLPFDEGKMEKAMQMLAGEADRIDENDHRQAANLMRKLTDMTGMELGDSMQEALRRMENGEDPEQVEAEMGDLLEGEDPFLLPGKKGAKGAATRRAPIKDETLYDL; encoded by the coding sequence ATGCCGATCTATGAGTTTTATTGCCCGGACTGCAACACCCTTTTCAATTTCTTTTCGCGCACCATCAACACGACCAAAAAGCCCAAATGCCCGCGGTGCAAAACCCGCATATTGGAGCGGCAGATGTCGGCCTTCGCCTTCACCGGCAAGGCCAAGGAAAGCGATGACGGCGAAGACCTGCCCTTTGACGAGGGCAAAATGGAAAAAGCCATGCAGATGCTGGCCGGTGAAGCGGACCGCATCGACGAGAACGATCACCGTCAGGCCGCCAATCTCATGCGCAAGCTTACCGACATGACCGGAATGGAGCTGGGCGACAGCATGCAGGAGGCCCTGCGGCGCATGGAAAACGGCGAGGACCCGGAGCAGGTGGAAGCGGAGATGGGGGATCTGCTGGAGGGTGAAGACCCGTTTTTGCTGCCCGGGAAAAAGGGCGCGAAAGGCGCTGCAACTCGCCGGGCGCCGATTAAGGACGAGACGCTTTATGATCTTTGA
- a CDS encoding four helix bundle suffix domain-containing protein, with protein sequence MNDNRFLPKKGNYKILLSYQKSVIIYDCTSVFCERFLEKRDRTVDQMVQAARSGKQNIIEGSKAAVTSTETELKLTNVARASLEELLEDYNDYLRIRNFQLWAKNAREASYVRKLSSGKIEPPASLTAKVHSSHSSHESQGTNVPDSPADEQELIRQTFVAFLRTRPPEVCANIMICLIHQCNFLLDRQIKHLEENFTKEGGLRERMYKARIKYRNKQK encoded by the coding sequence ATGAACGATAATCGTTTCCTGCCGAAAAAAGGGAACTACAAGATCCTGCTTTCGTATCAGAAGTCGGTGATTATTTATGACTGCACTTCTGTTTTTTGTGAGCGGTTTCTGGAAAAACGGGACCGCACGGTTGATCAGATGGTCCAGGCCGCCCGCTCCGGCAAACAAAATATTATCGAAGGCTCCAAAGCCGCAGTCACCTCAACTGAAACCGAACTGAAACTGACCAATGTCGCCCGTGCCAGCCTGGAAGAGTTGCTGGAAGATTATAATGACTATCTGCGCATTCGTAATTTTCAGCTCTGGGCAAAGAACGCCAGGGAGGCAAGCTATGTCAGAAAACTGAGTAGCGGCAAAATAGAACCGCCTGCTTCGTTGACCGCAAAAGTACATAGCTCCCATAGCTCTCATGAGTCCCAAGGAACAAATGTGCCGGATTCTCCGGCAGACGAACAAGAACTCATCCGTCAAACTTTTGTTGCTTTTTTGCGAACGCGTCCACCTGAGGTATGCGCCAACATCATGATTTGTCTGATTCACCAGTGCAATTTTCTGTTAGACAGGCAAATTAAACACCTTGAGGAAAATTTCACGAAAGAAGGTGGCCTGCGTGAGCGCATGTATAAGGCCCGAATAAAGTACAGGAATAAACAAAAATGA
- a CDS encoding O-acetyl-ADP-ribose deacetylase, protein MNQTNPKDPKDRLEARQGDITQLDVDAIVNAANRSLLGGGGVDGAIHRAAGPDLLAECRTLGGCPTGEARITKGYRLPARYVIHTVGPVYRGRPEDSRLLADCYTNSLDLAREKGVRSIAFPAISCGVYGYPMEDACKIAVDTCATYLAAHDLPEKVIFVLFAAEALEVYRRRLL, encoded by the coding sequence ATGAACCAGACAAACCCGAAAGACCCGAAAGATCGCTTGGAAGCCCGGCAAGGGGATATCACCCAATTGGACGTGGACGCCATCGTCAACGCGGCCAACCGCTCGCTGCTGGGCGGCGGGGGCGTTGACGGCGCCATTCATCGGGCCGCCGGTCCCGATCTGCTGGCCGAATGCCGAACCCTCGGCGGCTGCCCCACCGGTGAAGCCCGGATTACAAAGGGCTACCGCTTGCCTGCCCGATACGTGATCCACACGGTGGGGCCAGTTTACCGGGGACGGCCCGAAGACAGCCGCCTGCTGGCGGACTGCTACACCAACAGCCTGGATCTGGCCCGGGAAAAGGGGGTTCGATCCATCGCCTTTCCCGCCATCAGCTGCGGGGTGTACGGATACCCCATGGAAGATGCCTGCAAGATTGCCGTGGATACCTGCGCTACTTATCTGGCGGCCCACGATTTGCCCGAAAAGGTGATTTTCGTTCTCTTTGCCGCCGAAGCGCTGGAGGTTTACCGCCGCCGTCTCCTTTAG
- a CDS encoding cation:proton antiporter, with the protein MDPLWIIAAFVFGAAAGRVGLPPLVGYLAAGFALNHFGVQGGETLENIADAGVTLLLFTIGLKLKLKSLGRPEVWAGATIHMLITVAVLGAGIVGLAAAALPYFRSLSLPGILLVAFALSFSSTVFAVKVFEAKNEMPARHAAIAIGILIMQDIVAVVFLAASTGKMPSVWALVLVAALFVLRRLLERFMDRCGHGELLMLFGIVMAAAGYASFEKVGLKGDLGALVFGMLLANHGKASELAERLLSFKDLFLVGFFLNIGISGTPTWTALGTALLLVVAMPFKAALFFGILTRFKLRSRTAMLTSLSLANYSEFGLIVGSIGVANGWIHGDWLMVVAIALSFTFVLAAPLNASAHTIYARVAGRLKRFETPVRLKEDEPIHPGKAEVGIIGMGGVGAAAYDEMTRRYGDVVMGMDFCMETVKKHRALGRNVIYGDADDSDFWERIELAGSRIQVVMLAIPNPKTSKFAVGQLQHLGFQGKVAASVRYEDEIELLKEAGIDAAYNLYEEAGLGFADHVCSHTGYCPLRQADSSPSMQTGIGIDKIDRRG; encoded by the coding sequence ATGGATCCACTCTGGATTATCGCTGCCTTTGTTTTCGGCGCCGCTGCCGGCAGGGTCGGCCTGCCGCCGCTGGTGGGATACCTTGCGGCCGGTTTCGCCCTCAACCATTTTGGCGTCCAGGGTGGTGAGACTCTAGAAAATATCGCCGATGCCGGCGTCACCCTGCTGCTTTTTACCATCGGACTGAAGCTGAAGCTGAAAAGTCTGGGCAGACCCGAAGTCTGGGCCGGTGCCACGATCCACATGCTGATCACGGTGGCGGTGCTCGGAGCAGGAATCGTTGGGCTTGCCGCTGCTGCGCTGCCGTATTTTCGTTCGCTGAGTCTGCCGGGAATATTGCTGGTTGCCTTTGCCCTGAGCTTTTCCAGCACCGTGTTTGCGGTAAAAGTGTTCGAGGCCAAAAACGAGATGCCGGCCCGCCACGCCGCCATCGCCATCGGCATCCTGATCATGCAGGATATCGTCGCCGTCGTTTTCCTGGCGGCTTCCACCGGCAAGATGCCGTCCGTGTGGGCCCTGGTTCTGGTTGCGGCGCTTTTCGTTTTGCGACGCCTGCTGGAACGATTCATGGACCGCTGTGGGCACGGGGAGCTGCTGATGCTTTTCGGCATCGTGATGGCCGCTGCCGGATACGCGAGTTTCGAGAAGGTGGGACTCAAGGGCGATCTCGGTGCCCTCGTGTTCGGCATGCTCCTGGCCAATCACGGCAAGGCCTCCGAACTGGCTGAACGACTGCTGAGTTTCAAGGATCTGTTTCTGGTCGGATTTTTCCTGAATATCGGTATTTCGGGAACGCCTACCTGGACCGCATTGGGAACCGCGCTGCTGCTGGTTGTGGCCATGCCGTTCAAGGCGGCGTTGTTTTTCGGGATACTCACCCGATTCAAGCTTCGCTCCCGCACCGCCATGCTCACTTCGTTGAGTCTGGCCAATTACAGCGAATTCGGTCTGATCGTCGGATCCATCGGAGTCGCCAACGGTTGGATTCACGGCGACTGGCTGATGGTCGTTGCCATTGCGTTGTCTTTCACTTTTGTTCTGGCGGCACCGCTGAATGCCTCGGCCCATACGATTTATGCGCGGGTTGCCGGCCGCCTGAAACGCTTCGAAACGCCTGTACGATTGAAGGAGGACGAACCCATCCATCCCGGGAAAGCCGAGGTGGGCATCATCGGCATGGGCGGAGTCGGTGCGGCGGCCTACGATGAAATGACCCGTCGTTACGGAGACGTGGTCATGGGGATGGATTTCTGCATGGAAACCGTAAAGAAGCACCGGGCGCTCGGAAGAAATGTCATTTATGGCGATGCCGACGACAGCGACTTCTGGGAGCGAATCGAACTGGCAGGCAGCCGGATTCAGGTCGTTATGCTGGCCATACCGAATCCGAAAACCAGCAAGTTTGCCGTTGGACAACTGCAACACCTTGGTTTTCAAGGAAAGGTCGCGGCCTCGGTGCGCTACGAGGATGAAATCGAGCTATTGAAAGAGGCCGGCATCGATGCGGCCTACAACCTGTATGAAGAGGCCGGCCTGGGATTTGCCGACCACGTCTGCAGTCACACCGGGTATTGCCCGCTGCGGCAGGCGGATTCGAGTCCGTCAATGCAGACGGGAATCGGGATTGACAAAATCGATAGGCGTGGTTAA
- a CDS encoding enoyl-CoA hydratase/isomerase family protein, translating into MTLVSYAVNDHVATVTLNDGENRFNPNFLNAFLETLDDIEKNTDATTLVVTSSHEKIFSNGIDLEWLVPVIQSGDVVRAKDFFYLLNRLFKRIATYPLLTIAAISGHAFAGGAIMCCAFDFRFMRSDRGFFCFPEVDLGIPFLPGMNALLKKAMPMYMVETMQYTGARLTAEQCVAHHIMTKAAPMETLMEETTAFAMTVNKRRPIVAEMKKRLNKEIITAIDIEDVPYIESGKFNIG; encoded by the coding sequence ATGACACTGGTGTCGTACGCGGTAAACGATCATGTGGCGACAGTAACCTTAAACGATGGAGAAAACCGGTTCAACCCGAATTTTCTCAATGCTTTTCTGGAAACGCTGGACGATATTGAAAAAAACACCGATGCCACCACCCTGGTGGTGACCTCTTCCCACGAAAAGATTTTCTCCAACGGTATCGACCTGGAATGGCTGGTTCCGGTGATTCAAAGCGGTGATGTTGTCCGGGCCAAGGATTTCTTTTATCTGCTCAATCGGCTGTTCAAACGCATCGCGACCTATCCTCTGTTGACCATCGCCGCGATTTCCGGGCATGCGTTCGCCGGCGGCGCCATCATGTGCTGTGCGTTCGACTTCCGCTTCATGCGTTCGGACCGCGGTTTTTTCTGTTTTCCCGAAGTGGATCTGGGGATTCCTTTTCTCCCTGGAATGAATGCTCTTTTGAAAAAGGCCATGCCCATGTACATGGTTGAAACCATGCAGTACACCGGTGCCCGGCTTACCGCCGAGCAGTGTGTCGCGCATCATATCATGACCAAGGCGGCGCCCATGGAAACGCTCATGGAGGAGACCACGGCTTTTGCCATGACTGTCAACAAACGGCGACCCATCGTCGCGGAGATGAAAAAGCGGCTCAACAAGGAGATCATTACCGCCATCGATATTGAGGACGTACCCTATATCGAGTCAGGGAAGTTCAATATCGGTTAG
- a CDS encoding nitroreductase family protein, with product MTDLIEIIKGRRSIRKYEDRDVSEEVLNQILEAVRWAPSWTNCQCWEVVVIRDPAIKEQIQAAFPPKGNPAIKAIVQAPVLLALCAKTKVSGYYKDLATTKFGEWMMYDLGLATQNICLMAHDLGLGTVIAGLFDHDRAREVIQVPEGYELVTLIPLGYPAKTGSAPKRREVSEFTHQERF from the coding sequence GTGACGGATTTGATAGAGATCATCAAAGGCAGACGCAGCATCCGAAAATACGAAGATCGTGACGTGTCGGAAGAGGTACTGAACCAGATCCTGGAAGCTGTTCGCTGGGCGCCTTCGTGGACTAACTGCCAGTGCTGGGAAGTGGTCGTGATCCGCGATCCCGCCATCAAGGAGCAGATCCAGGCCGCGTTCCCCCCCAAGGGCAATCCTGCCATCAAGGCCATCGTACAGGCACCCGTGCTGCTGGCCCTGTGCGCCAAAACCAAGGTGTCCGGCTATTACAAGGACCTGGCAACCACGAAGTTCGGCGAATGGATGATGTACGATCTGGGCCTGGCCACCCAGAACATTTGCCTCATGGCCCATGATCTGGGGCTGGGAACGGTTATTGCCGGCCTGTTCGACCATGACCGCGCCAGGGAGGTGATTCAGGTCCCGGAAGGCTATGAGCTGGTCACCCTGATTCCTTTAGGGTACCCCGCCAAAACGGGCAGCGCGCCCAAACGCCGCGAGGTGAGCGAGTTCACCCACCAGGAGCGTTTCTAA
- a CDS encoding peptide chain release factor 3 — MDRHFLKELKKRRTFGIISHPDAGKTTLTEKLLMFGGAIQMAGAVKAKRAGRYATSDWMAIEKERGISVTTSVMKFNYSDCEINLLDTPGHQDFSEDTYRVLTAVDSALMVIDSAKGVEPQTEKLMEVCRMRNTPIMTFINKLDRDGIAPLDILADIEDKLQIECAPLSWPIGMGKRFKGVYNLHQRQLHLFQPGGQTRHQEGIVITDLADPRLEELLGSQAEELREDVELLEGAANPFELDQYLKGSQTPVFFGSAINNFGVREMLDAFTEMAPGPLARPTTTRIVAPEEELFSGFAFKIQANMDPAHRDRIAFVRICSGKFTRGMKVYQTRLNKQVILANATIFMAQDRSHVDEAYPGDIIGIHNHGTISIGDTFYEKEPLSFTGIPNFAPDHFRRVRLKNPLKAKQLLKGLTQLAEEGAVQFFRPLSGNDYILGAVGILQFDVTMARLKAEYGVDADYEPVSFAAARWVTCEDKKQLALFEKEKHASLANDSQGNLTYLASSLWRLENAMEEWPMISFHKTRDLAV; from the coding sequence ATGGATCGTCATTTCTTAAAGGAACTGAAAAAACGGCGGACATTCGGCATCATCAGCCATCCGGACGCCGGCAAAACGACGCTGACGGAAAAACTGCTCATGTTTGGCGGAGCGATCCAGATGGCCGGGGCCGTAAAGGCCAAACGGGCCGGACGCTATGCCACCAGCGACTGGATGGCCATCGAAAAGGAACGCGGCATCTCCGTAACCACGTCGGTCATGAAATTCAACTACAGCGACTGCGAGATCAACCTGCTGGACACCCCCGGCCATCAGGACTTTTCCGAAGATACCTATCGGGTGCTCACCGCCGTGGACAGCGCCCTGATGGTGATCGACAGCGCCAAAGGCGTCGAGCCCCAGACCGAAAAGCTCATGGAGGTGTGCCGGATGCGCAACACCCCCATCATGACCTTTATTAACAAGCTGGATCGGGACGGGATAGCCCCCCTGGACATTCTGGCGGATATCGAAGACAAGCTGCAGATCGAATGCGCCCCCCTTTCCTGGCCCATTGGCATGGGCAAACGTTTCAAAGGAGTCTACAACCTCCATCAGCGTCAGCTTCACCTGTTTCAGCCCGGTGGCCAGACCCGTCACCAGGAAGGCATTGTGATCACCGATCTGGCCGATCCCCGTCTGGAGGAGCTTTTGGGGAGCCAGGCCGAAGAGTTGCGCGAGGATGTGGAACTGCTGGAAGGGGCGGCCAATCCCTTCGAACTGGACCAGTACCTCAAGGGCAGTCAGACGCCGGTCTTTTTCGGCAGTGCCATCAACAACTTCGGGGTGCGGGAAATGCTGGACGCCTTTACCGAGATGGCGCCCGGGCCCTTGGCCCGGCCCACCACCACCCGCATCGTCGCGCCCGAAGAGGAGTTGTTTTCCGGATTTGCCTTTAAAATCCAGGCCAACATGGATCCGGCCCACCGGGACCGAATTGCTTTCGTGAGGATCTGTTCGGGCAAGTTCACCCGCGGAATGAAGGTTTACCAGACCCGCCTGAACAAGCAGGTCATCCTGGCCAACGCGACCATCTTCATGGCCCAGGACCGCTCCCACGTGGACGAAGCCTATCCCGGCGACATCATCGGCATCCACAACCACGGCACCATCAGCATCGGAGATACATTTTACGAAAAAGAGCCCCTCAGCTTCACCGGAATCCCCAACTTCGCACCGGACCATTTCCGTCGAGTCCGGCTGAAAAATCCGCTCAAGGCCAAACAACTGCTCAAAGGCCTCACCCAACTGGCCGAAGAAGGTGCGGTCCAGTTCTTCCGCCCCCTGTCGGGCAACGACTATATTCTGGGCGCCGTCGGCATTTTGCAGTTCGATGTGACCATGGCGCGGCTCAAGGCCGAGTATGGGGTGGATGCCGACTATGAACCGGTGTCCTTTGCCGCCGCCCGTTGGGTCACCTGCGAAGACAAAAAGCAGTTGGCCCTATTTGAAAAGGAGAAACATGCCAGCCTGGCCAACGACTCCCAGGGAAACCTGACCTATCTGGCCTCCAGCCTGTGGCGCCTGGAAAATGCCATGGAGGAGTGGCCGATGATCAGCTTTCATAAGACCCGCGATCTGGCGGTGTAA
- a CDS encoding HD domain-containing phosphohydrolase, with product MRHSTASRKRICERHLQLLTELSRAIGEKDRYTEAHGYRVARYAMRLARRLGFSRQEVWDVGIGGLFHDVGKLALSDQIFTNRKTRLSGELKREVRCHPLIGAALLKDIDFLEPVVDLVLFHHEREDGKGYPFGLTGREIPPGAKIISISDCFDAVTTDRPYQKRKSIRTAFEILRKGCRRYFCEDYVETFIEEIEENGIEQETGTDPQLADELIRSAAAGAGTM from the coding sequence ATGCGACATTCAACTGCGAGCCGTAAACGAATTTGTGAACGTCATCTTCAGCTTTTAACGGAACTGTCCCGGGCAATCGGGGAAAAAGACCGCTACACCGAGGCCCATGGATATCGGGTTGCCCGGTATGCCATGCGGCTGGCCAGGCGGCTGGGATTTTCCCGCCAGGAGGTCTGGGACGTGGGGATCGGCGGGCTGTTTCATGACGTGGGCAAACTGGCGCTGAGCGACCAGATCTTCACCAACCGGAAGACCCGGCTGTCCGGCGAACTCAAACGCGAAGTGCGCTGCCACCCGCTGATCGGCGCCGCCCTGCTCAAGGATATCGATTTTCTCGAACCCGTCGTCGATCTGGTTCTGTTCCACCACGAACGGGAAGACGGCAAGGGGTATCCTTTTGGCCTGACCGGCAGGGAGATTCCGCCAGGCGCCAAGATTATCAGTATTTCCGATTGTTTTGACGCCGTAACCACGGACCGTCCCTACCAGAAGCGCAAATCGATTCGAACGGCATTCGAGATCCTTCGCAAGGGCTGCCGGCGCTATTTCTGCGAGGATTACGTAGAAACCTTCATCGAAGAGATCGAGGAAAACGGTATCGAACAGGAAACCGGTACCGATCCACAATTGGCCGATGAACTGATTCGATCGGCAGCCGCCGGAGCCGGCACCATGTAA
- the coaE gene encoding dephospho-CoA kinase (Dephospho-CoA kinase (CoaE) performs the final step in coenzyme A biosynthesis.) produces MIVAGLTGGIATGKSTVSNFLSDAGARIIDADKIAREVVEPGTPAYDEICSFFGEEILQPDGDIDRERLGDIIFNDSDKKKRLDAIVHPRVFERSAALIAEIAAREPDAVVILDIPLLLEANMDRDLAEVIVVYVPEALQLQRLMARDGIDEKAAMARIRSQIPIEEKRKRATCIIDNSGSRSACRQQALKILDRLRQKGN; encoded by the coding sequence GTGATCGTTGCGGGCCTGACCGGCGGCATCGCCACCGGAAAATCAACCGTCTCTAATTTTCTTTCCGATGCCGGCGCCCGGATTATCGACGCCGACAAGATCGCCAGAGAAGTCGTGGAGCCGGGGACCCCGGCCTACGACGAAATTTGCTCCTTTTTCGGAGAAGAGATTCTGCAGCCCGATGGCGATATCGATCGTGAACGCCTGGGCGACATCATCTTCAACGACAGCGACAAGAAAAAGCGTTTGGATGCCATTGTCCATCCGCGGGTCTTCGAACGTTCGGCAGCGTTGATCGCCGAAATTGCGGCCAGAGAACCCGACGCCGTCGTGATCCTGGATATCCCGCTGCTACTGGAAGCCAACATGGATCGGGACCTTGCGGAGGTAATCGTTGTTTACGTGCCCGAAGCCTTGCAGTTGCAGCGCCTGATGGCCCGGGACGGCATCGACGAAAAGGCGGCCATGGCACGGATCCGCTCCCAGATACCCATCGAGGAAAAACGCAAACGGGCTACCTGCATCATCGACAACAGCGGCAGCCGCTCCGCATGCCGGCAACAGGCCCTGAAAATTCTTGACCGCCTCCGGCAAAAAGGCAACTGA